In Sander lucioperca isolate FBNREF2018 chromosome 12, SLUC_FBN_1.2, whole genome shotgun sequence, one DNA window encodes the following:
- the LOC116043674 gene encoding V-type proton ATPase subunit S1-like translates to MSGSRSSSRVPVMAVIGLFFALFATRSSAAQVPLLMWSSNGLPPLASPAAGHITSNEQLTAYLTSAFGSGPHTVLLFLQDKLSKDDFTVFGGVFGNKQDSAFQNLEAAMQSSSSSVTLPALEWSDSSAILALLQEKLAVSPLLIDADTLSHLSINTSASNLLLINLPYCTGLDKSCKKVLHDNDEIIGKVLSIMKDKNVPYTVIYTGLQPSRVISETSFSSQPVGRSLLQAVVPDVKAPIMFNGTGSGPCIMLWAQNLSVSLSSTSEWTDLAAQTPSLTGSLCNNSNSLLVLSYANFTLRFAMTQRFFPVSGRNWFTLDTVQLQANGLTASFIGSRNIYAPAEYSFHCQSVTSFRDTLLVPNNTNQNTTQWRLNFVDFQIQGFGLSNGTDFSYASDCAGFFTPGIWMGLVTSLLMLLIFVYGLHMIMQLNTMDRFDDPKGPSISVPQSE, encoded by the exons ATGTCAGGCTCAAGGAGCTCGAGTAGAGTGCCAGTAATGGCTGTTATTGGCCTTTTCTTCGCCCTTTTCGCCACACGGAGCTCCGCTGCTCAAGTGCCACTTCTAATGTGGTCCAGTAACGG TTTACCACCACTGGCCTCACCTGCAGCTGGTCACATCACGTCCAATGAACAGCTGACTGCCTACCTCACCTCTGCCTTTGGCTCTGGTCCCCACACTGTGCTGCTGTTCCTGCAGGATAAG TTAAGCAAAGATGACTTCACAGTCTTTGGCGGAGTGTTTGGAAACAAGCAGGACAGTGCCTTTCAAAACCTTGAG GCTGCAATGCAGTCTTCTTCCTCGTCAGTGACGCTGCCTGCTTTAGAGTGGTCGGACTCCTCTGCTATCCTGGCTCTCCTGCAAGAGAAGCTCGCAGTCTCGCCTCTGCTCATCGACGCCGACACTCTGTCACATCTCAGCATCAACACATCTGCCAGCAATCTGCTGCTCATCAATCTTCCCTATTGTACTGG CTTGGACAAGTCTTGCAAGAAAGTCCTACATGACAATG ATGAAATTATCGGGAAAGTTCTGAGTATCATGaaagacaaaaatgtcccaTACACTGTGATATACACAGGACTCCAGCCATCACGA GTGATCTCAGAGACATCTTTTTCTAGCCAGCCTGTGGGGCGCTCCCTGCTCCAAGCAGTAGTTCCCGATGTCAAAGCGCCCATCATGTTTAATGGAACCGGCAGTGGCCCTTGCATAATGCTTTGGGCTCAGAATCTCAGCGTCAGCCTGTCAAGCACTTCAGAGTGGACAGACCTTGCTGCACAAACACCTTCTCTGACAGGATCCCTGTGCAACAACAGCAACTCACT GCTGGTCCTCAGCTATGCAAATTTTACACTAAG GTTTGCCATGACTCAGCGGTTCTTTCCTGTGTCTGGACGGAACTGGTTCACCCTGGACACTGTGCAGCTGCAGGCAAACGGCCTAACCGCGTCTTTCATTGGGAGCCGCAACATCTACGCCCCTGCAGAGTATTCTTTCCACTGCCAGTCCGTCACTAGCTTCCGGGATACTCTGCTAGTGCCAAACAACACAAACCAGAACACCACGCAGTGGAGGCTCAATTTTGTCGACTTCCAG ATTCAGGGCTTCGGTTTGTCCAACGGTACAGATTTCTCCTATGCCAGTGACTGTGCAGGCTTCTTCACCCCAGGGATTTGGATGGGACTGGTGACCTCTCTGCTCATGCTGTTAATTTTTGTGTACGGTCTGCACATGATCATGCAGCTGAACACCATGGATCGATTCGACGACCCCAAAGGTCCATCAATTTCAGTGCCTCAGTCGGAGTGA
- the gdi1 gene encoding rab GDP dissociation inhibitor alpha, translated as MDEEYDVIVLGTGLTECILSGIMSVNGKKVLHMDRNPYYGGESSSITPLEELYKRFSLPDSPPESMGRGRDWNVDLIPKFLMANGQLVKMLLYTEVTRYLDFKVVEGSFVYKGGKIYKVPSTETEALASNLMGMFEKRRFRKFLVFVANFDENDPKTFEGVDPKTTTMRDVYKKFDLGQDVIDFTGHALALYRTDDYLDVPCLETINRIKLYSESLARYGKSPYLYPLYGLGELPQGFARLSAIYGGTYMLNKPVDEIVMEGGHVIGVKSEGEVARCKQLICDPSYIPDRVRKAGQVIRVICVLSHPIKNTNDANSCQIIIPQNQVNRNSDIYVCMISYAHNVAAQGKYIAIVSTTVETSEPEAEIEPALELLEPIDQKFVAISDLYEPTDDGTDSQVFASRSYDATTHFETTCNDIKDIYKRMTGSDFDFENMKRKQNDVFGEDEQ; from the exons ATGGATGAGGAATATGATGTGATCGTTTTGGGCACCGGACTCACA GAATGCATTCTGTCCGGGATCATGTCTGTGAACGGGAAAAAGGTTCTGCACATGGACAGGAACCCCTACTACGGCGGCGAGAGCTCCTCCATCACCCCTCTGGAGGAG CTGTACAAGCGCTTCAGTCTTCCAGACAGCCCGCCCGAGTCCATGGGCAGAGGGAGGGACTGGAACGTTGACCTCATCCCCAAGTTTCTCATGGCCAACG GTCAACTGGTGAAGATGCTGCTATACACAGAAGTGACACGGTACCTGGACTTTAAAGTAGTGGAGGGAAGCTTTGTGTACAAGGGAGGAAAGATCTACAAGGTGCCATCGACCGAGACGGAGGCACTAGCTTCAA ATCTGATGGGAATGTTTGAGAAGCGAAGGTTTCGGAAGTTCTTGGTCTTTGTGGCCAACTTTGATGAGAATGACCCCAAAACGTTTGAGGGCGTGGACCCCAAAACCACAACGATGAGGGATGTTTACAAGAAGTTTGACCTGGGCCAGGATGTCATCGACTTCACCGGCCACGCCCTGGCCCTCTACAGGACGGACGA CTATCTTGATGTTCCCTGTTTGGAGACGATCAATCGTATCAAGCTGTACAGTGAATCGCTGGCGCGGTATGGGAAGAGTCCCTACCTCTACCCGCTGTACGGTCTAGGAGAGCTGCCGCAGGGATTCGCCAG ATTGAGTGCAATCTACGGAGGGACCTACATGCTGAACAAACCAGTGGATGAGATAGTGATGGAAGGCGGCCATGTTATTGGAGTGAAGTCTGAGGGCGAG GTGGCCCGTTGTAAGCAGCTGATCTGCGACCCCAGCTACATCCCGGACCGCGTCCGGAAGGCTGGCCAGGTGATCCGCGTGATCTGCGTCCTCAGCCACCCCATCAAAAACACCAACGACGCCAACTCCTGCCAGATCATCATTCCTCAGAATCAGGTTAACCGCAACTCAG ACATCTACGTGTGCATGATCTCCTATGCTCACAATGTGGCCGCGCAGGGGAAGTACATAGCCATCGTCAGCACCACAGTGGAAACCAGCGAGCCCGAGGCGGAGATAGAGCCGGCCCTGGAGCTGCTGGAGCCCATCGACCAAAA gTTTGTGGCTATTAGTGACCTTTATGAGCCCACAGATGATGGTACTGATAGCCAG GTCTTCGCCTCGAGGTCCTACGATGCCACCACTCACTTCGAGACCACCTGCAACGACATCAAGGACATCTACAAACGCATGACCGGGAGCGACTTTGACTTTGAGAACATGAAGCGCAAACAGAACGATGTGTTTGGGGAGGATGAGCAGTGA